Proteins from one Bombyx mori chromosome 1, ASM3026992v2 genomic window:
- the NGR-B4 gene encoding neuropeptide receptor B4 — MLSRFLNKLFSQTNVTENPQLKVLYTRYEECFVSNETHNTIVQSEYDENAPRCPKTFDGFSCWDETPSNTTVVQNCPELINGFDPSRTAFKECLENGTWLEHPESKKVWTNYTTCIDYDDLRFRNVINNMYVGGYAISLIALILSLMIFVFLRHFQYKRTRIHANLFISFILNNIMWIVWYKTVVDYIEVVQENTIWCQSLHILTYYHMMTSYMWMFCEGLHLHVGLVSINEYISVRSYCAIGWAIPALVVALYTGVRMQLRYGTERCWMDQSHALWIIVIAVVIILTLSFLFLVNVIRVLLKKMQPPASNQPNEAAKKAARATATLVIYFMIPLYGLHFILIPFQRAPESIGEKIYQVVSALLTSLQGLCVSILFCFTNNDVKTALTNYLARYKRKTEAIQMTGITTGESAVNPNAA; from the exons ATGTTGTCACGTTTTCTGAACAAATTATTTAGTCAAACCAACGTCACTGAAAATCCACAGCTGAAGGTGCTTTATACACGTTATGAAGAGTGTTTTGTCTCAAATGAGACTCACAATACAATAGTTCAGTCGGAATACGACG AAAATGCTCCACGGTGCCCGAAAACGTTCGACGGTTTTTCATGTTGGGACGAAACTCCGTCCAACACAACGGTTGTACAAAATTGTCCAGAATTAATAAATGGATTCGACCCAAGCCGAACTGCTTTTAAAGA GTGTTTGGAGAACGGAACTTGGCTCGAGCATCCGGAGAGCAAGAAAGTATGGACCAATTACACGACATGCATTGACTACGATGATCTGCGT TTTCGCAACGTGATCAACAACATGTATGTCGGTGGCTACGCGATCTCATTGATCGCTCTGATCCTGTCTCTGATGATATTCGTTTTTCTCAG GCATTTTCAATATAAGCGGACGCGAATCCATGCCAATCTATTCATTTCGTTCATCCTCAACAACATCATGTGGATCGTCTGGTATAAAACTGTTGTGGACTACATCGAAGTGGTACAAGAAAACACG ATTTGGTGTCAATCCCTTCACATCTTGACCTATTATCACATGATGACGAGCTACATGTGGATGTTCTGCGAAGGCCTACACCTGCATGTTGGACTG GTGTCTATAAATGAATATATCTCAGTACGCTCATACTGTGCCATCGGGTGGGCCATCCCAGCTCTGGTTGTCGCTCTATATACTGGTGTTCGTATGCAACTCCGTTATGGAACAGAACG ATGCTGGATGGATCAAAGCCACGCTCTCTGGATCATCGTCATCGCAGTTGTGATTATACTCACACTTTCCTTCC TATTTCTGGTGAACGTTATTCGAGTTCTGTTAAAAAAGATGCAACCGCCCGCCTCAAATCAGCCGAATGAAGCCGCCAAGAAAGCTGCCCGGGCCACTGCCACTTTGGTTATATATTTCATG ATTCCGCTGTACGGACTGCATTTCATCTTGATCCCATTTCAACGAGCTCCGGAATCTATTGGCGAGAAAATATACCAAGTTGTTTCAGCGTTGCTCACAAGCTTGCAG gGACTCTGtgtttctattttgttttgttttacaaataACGACGTAAAGACAGCCCTTACAAATTACTTGGCACGGTACAAGCGAAAAACCGAAGCTATCCAGATGACTg GTATCACCACTGGAGAAAGCGCTGTGAATCCAAATGCCGCCTAG
- the LOC119628983 gene encoding uncharacterized protein LOC119628983, whose protein sequence is MPITRSTGRGRIETKQSPPSETTATAQSVWTETAANTVMSLVAPTTESSCATANMEATTKLAEKPGNSKTEAVKQYIVKQNDVPTKQRASTVKTDRSRNRKEQKIAKAREELARLQVELAAARLATLEAGSDDENSESEYSKSELAERVGTWLETQPTKTENHDRHKETPAGACDKQDFSDLTAAITLAVKAAREPRYTELPFFNGNHQDWLSFRAAYHETMNSFTKTENINRLRRNLKGRAKEAVDGLLITNADPSDVIRSLEARFGRPETIAITELDTLRALPRLTETPRDICIFSSKVTNAVATLRALKCTHYLYNPETTKTILEKLTPTLRYRYYDFTAVQPKEDPDLIKFEKFMKREAELCSPYAQPEQAGHYSQPAQHNRRTQNVHIVSEKPSRAKCPLCSNTEHTTTDCYIFKKADSNTRWDIAKNKHLCFRCLQYKNKTHNCKPKTCGINNCKYTHNKMLHFDRKIEKTDNSDNETTENINSAWTGKQKQSYLKIIPVQVQGPIGTVDTYALLDDGSTVTVIDEIICKKTGITGPIDPLHIQAINNIKSTETRSRRVNLTLRGLNSRKEIIQARTVNDLQVTAQKIPKEQIDEYSHLRDISDIITYENAKPGILIGQDNWHMLLASKVRRGNRNQPIASLTPLGWVLHGGRTRTLGHHLNYINHASETQEDDKIENLVKQYFAMDALCITPRRPKTDPEEQALRILNSNTVHTTDGRYETALLWKTDNVSLPDNYNNSLKRLINIENKLDRNPELKQKYTEQMEALVAKGYAEPAPKTKTENRTWYLPHFAVVNPLKPEKLRVVHDAAARTGGVALNYMLLKGPDVLQSLPGVIMRFRQHNITVIADIKEMFIQVKLRPEDRDALRYLWRKDQRDDKPPEENRMTSLIFGASSSPSTAIYVKNLTAQKQEATHPEAAVAVQNRHYEDDYLDSFKGLKDAVHITTDFRRKHERKPTSKTFWTDSPDNVGRIVDIRTKGGVLRKPVRKLLILPIEEDHPAPRRMRRTRTAGVMCRTK, encoded by the exons ATGCCGATAACGCGGTCAACAGGAAGAGGACGAATCGAAACTAAACAATCGCCGCCCTCAGAAACCACAGCTACAGCACAGAGCGTGTGGACAGAAACAGCCGCGAATACCGTCATGAGTCTGGTAGCCCCCACAACAGAATCATCGTGCGCAACAGCCAACATGGAAGCCACGACGAAACTCGCAGAGAAACCTGGGAACTCAAAAACAGAGGCCGTCAAACAGTATATAGTCAAACAGAATGACGTGCCAACAAAACAGCGCGCCAGTACAGTCAAAACTGACCGGTCGCGaaacagaaaagaacagaagatAGCCAAAGCTAGAGAAGAGCTCGCCCGCCTACAAGTGGAATTGGCAGCCGCCCGACTGGCCACGCTCGAAGCTGGATCTGATGACGAAAACAGCGAATCAGAATACAGTAAGTCAGAACTCGCTGAAAGAGTGGGCACGTGGCTGGAAACCCAACCCACAAAAACGGAAAATCACGACCGACATAAGGAAACACCGGCGGGAGCCTGCGACAAACAAGACTTCTCAGATCTAACCGCAGCAATAACACTCGCCGTCAAAGCCGCCCGCGAACCAAGATACACAGAATTGCCGTTCTTTAATGGAAATCACCAAGATTGGCTATCCTTTCGTGCAGCCTATCACGAGACGATGaattcatttacaaaaacagaaaatataaacaGACTCAGAAGGAACCTGAAAGGAAGGGCAAAGGAAGCCGTTGACGGATTACTTATAACGAACGCTGATCCGTCCGACGTCATAAGAAGTCTAGAAGCGCGATTCGGAAGACCGGAAACAATAGCCATAACGGAGTTAGACACGCTACGAGCTCTGCCACGACTAACAGAAACACCAAGAGACATATGTATATTCTCCAGTAAGGTGACCAACGCCGTAGCTACGCTTCGTGCATTAAAGTGCACACATTACTTATATAATCCGGAAACTACCAAAACAATATTAGAAAAACTCACACCGACACTACGTTACCGATACTACGACTTCACCGCGGTACAACCGAAGGAGGATCCGGAtctgattaaatttgaaaaattcatgaaaAGAGAAGCCGAACTGTGCAGCCCTTATGCACAGCCCGAACAGGCGGGGCACTACTCGCAGCCCGCACAACATAACAGACGCACACAAAACGTGCACATAGTCAGTGAGAAGCCATCACGAGCTAAATGTCCGTTATGTAGCAACACCGAACACACCACAACAGACTGCTACATATTCAAGAAGGCAGATTCAAACACAAGATGGGACATCGCTAAGAATAAACACCTGTGTTTCCGATGTCTACAGTATAAGAATAAAACCCACAACTGTAAACCGAAGACGTGTGGCATCAATAATTGCAAATATACTCACAACAAGATGCTACACTTCgacagaaaaattgaaaaaacagaCAACAGTGACAACGAAACAACAGAGAACATTAATTCCGCTTGGACCGGAAAACAGAAACAGtcctatttgaaaataatcccaGTCCAAGTACAAGGACCGATAGGCACGGTTGATACATACGCGCTGCTCGACGATGGATCAACGGTAACAGTGATAGACGAAATCATCTGCAAGAAGACTGGAATAACAGGACCAATCGATCCGTTACACATACAGGCGattaacaacataaaatcaACGGAAACAAGGTCAAGAAGAGTCAACCTCACGCTCAGAGGCCTCAACAGTCGAAAAGAAATAATACAAGCGAGAACAGTTAACGACCTACAAGTAACAGCACAAAAAATACCAAAGGAACAGATAGACGAGTATTCGCACCTACGAGACATCAGTGACATCATCACGTACGAGAACGCGAAACCTGGAATCCTGAttggccaagacaactggcacatGCTACTAGCTTCGAAAGTTAGACGAGGCAACAGGAATCAGCCAATAGCGTCACTGACACCTCTAGGCTGGGTACTGCACGGAGGTCGCACTCGTACCCTAGGCCACCATTTAAACTATATAAATCATGCTAGCGAAACCCAGGAAgatgataaaatagaaaatctggtAAAACAGTATTTCGCTATGGATGCGCTATGCATCACACCAAGAAGACCAAAAACAGACCCAGAGGAACAGGCGCTTCGCATCCTCAACAGCAATACAGTCCACACAACAGATGGAAGATACGAAACTGCTCTGCTCTGGAAAACAGATAATGTCAGTCTACCAGACAACTACAATAACTCGTTAAAGCGACtgataaatatagaaaacaaactCGATCGTAATCCGGAACTGAAACAAAAATACACAGAACAGATGGAAGCACTCGTCGCGAAAGGCTACGCCGAGCCCgctccaaaaacaaaaacagagaaCAGAACGTGGTATCTACCTCACTTCGCCGTCGTGAACCCCCTGAAGCCGGAAAAACTCCGAGTTGTCCACGACGCCGCCGCCAGAACAGGAGGGGTAGCTTTGAATTATATGCTGCTTAAGGGACCGGACGTACTCCAATCACTACCAGGAGTGATAATGCGATTCAGACAGCATAATATAACAGTAATAGCAGACATCAAAGAGATGTTCATACAAGTAAAATTGAGACCTGAAGACAGAGACGCGCTCCGTTATCTCTGGCGCAAAGATCAGCGAGATGACAAGCCCCCAGAAGAAAACAGAATGACCTCGTTGATCTTCGGGGCGTCAAGTTCTCCTTCCACAGCAATATATGTAAAGAACTTGACCGCCCAGAAACAAGAAGCCACGCACCCGGAGGCGGCAGTCGCAGTACAGAACAGACACTACGAAGACGACTACTTAGacagttttaaaggtttaaaagatGCAGTGCACATAACTACAGACTTTCGTCGAAAACACGAAAGAAAGCCGACCTCGAAGACCTTCTGGACCGATA GTCCCGACAACGTGGGGCGCATCGTAGACATCAGAACCAAGGGTGGAGTTCTACGGAAACCAGTACGAAAACTACTGATCCTTCCCATCGAAGAAGACCATCCTGCACCGAGAAGAATGCGACGGACTCGCACGGCGGGAGTAATGTGCAGGACGAAATAG
- the NGR-B4 gene encoding neuropeptide receptor B4 isoform X2: protein MLSRFLNKLFSQTNVTENPQLKVLYTRYEECFVSNETHNTIVQSEYDENAPRCPKTFDGFSCWDETPSNTTVVQNCPELINGFDPSRTAFKECLENGTWLEHPESKKVWTNYTTCIDYDDLRFRNVINNMYVGGYAISLIALILSLMIFVFLRHFQYKRTRIHANLFISFILNNIMWIVWYKTVVDYIEVVQENTVSINEYISVRSYCAIGWAIPALVVALYTGVRMQLRYGTERCWMDQSHALWIIVIAVVIILTLSFLFLVNVIRVLLKKMQPPASNQPNEAAKKAARATATLVIYFMIPLYGLHFILIPFQRAPESIGEKIYQVVSALLTSLQGLCVSILFCFTNNDVKTALTNYLARYKRKTEAIQMTGITTGESAVNPNAA from the exons ATGTTGTCACGTTTTCTGAACAAATTATTTAGTCAAACCAACGTCACTGAAAATCCACAGCTGAAGGTGCTTTATACACGTTATGAAGAGTGTTTTGTCTCAAATGAGACTCACAATACAATAGTTCAGTCGGAATACGACG AAAATGCTCCACGGTGCCCGAAAACGTTCGACGGTTTTTCATGTTGGGACGAAACTCCGTCCAACACAACGGTTGTACAAAATTGTCCAGAATTAATAAATGGATTCGACCCAAGCCGAACTGCTTTTAAAGA GTGTTTGGAGAACGGAACTTGGCTCGAGCATCCGGAGAGCAAGAAAGTATGGACCAATTACACGACATGCATTGACTACGATGATCTGCGT TTTCGCAACGTGATCAACAACATGTATGTCGGTGGCTACGCGATCTCATTGATCGCTCTGATCCTGTCTCTGATGATATTCGTTTTTCTCAG GCATTTTCAATATAAGCGGACGCGAATCCATGCCAATCTATTCATTTCGTTCATCCTCAACAACATCATGTGGATCGTCTGGTATAAAACTGTTGTGGACTACATCGAAGTGGTACAAGAAAACACG GTGTCTATAAATGAATATATCTCAGTACGCTCATACTGTGCCATCGGGTGGGCCATCCCAGCTCTGGTTGTCGCTCTATATACTGGTGTTCGTATGCAACTCCGTTATGGAACAGAACG ATGCTGGATGGATCAAAGCCACGCTCTCTGGATCATCGTCATCGCAGTTGTGATTATACTCACACTTTCCTTCC TATTTCTGGTGAACGTTATTCGAGTTCTGTTAAAAAAGATGCAACCGCCCGCCTCAAATCAGCCGAATGAAGCCGCCAAGAAAGCTGCCCGGGCCACTGCCACTTTGGTTATATATTTCATG ATTCCGCTGTACGGACTGCATTTCATCTTGATCCCATTTCAACGAGCTCCGGAATCTATTGGCGAGAAAATATACCAAGTTGTTTCAGCGTTGCTCACAAGCTTGCAG gGACTCTGtgtttctattttgttttgttttacaaataACGACGTAAAGACAGCCCTTACAAATTACTTGGCACGGTACAAGCGAAAAACCGAAGCTATCCAGATGACTg GTATCACCACTGGAGAAAGCGCTGTGAATCCAAATGCCGCCTAG